The sequence TACACtgaggcaaggccagcagcataatcaaggaccagtctaccctggccactccctcgtcttctctctcccatcaggcaagaggtatatatGTGTGAagcctcacacctccagattcagggacagtttcttcccagctattatctggcaactgaaccattgtacaaacaaccagagagcagtcctgagctgctgtgtacctcattggagaccattgaattatctttgatcggacattactggactttaacttgcactaaacgttatttccgttGCCCTGTATGTGTACACCGTGGATGGAGCGTTTGTAATCACGtgttgactttccgctgactggttagcccgcaacaaaagctattcactctacctcggtataaTGACAATATACCACTCGATGTGTTTACCTTTGCGAATGACAGGTGCGGGTTGCGCAGATCCACTTGCAGAAGGTTGCCGAGGAAAGGCAGAGCCCGGGGCCCGGGAGGGTAGTTGCCACACTTCTTCCACCTCTTCATCAAGTCAAAGGCCAGGGCAAAGACGGTGCAGAACACGGCCAGCGCCGGGAACCCGCCAAACACCCCGAGCACGACCCCGGGGAGAGCCGAGAACTCCATGTTCACCGGAGATAACGAGCGGCAAACTCACTGTGAGCGGAGAGAGGCGAGTGGATGCCAGGAAACTTCACTGGGAGGCGCCCCCACTGACCCCTTCTTTCTGACGCAGACATTGCACATTGACGTCCAGACGTCCAGCTGTTGTGGGTGTTAGAGCAGATATGAGATCAAACACAAACAGGTTGTGTACCTGAGATCAAACACAACCTGCTCCTTCCCTTCACAGCCCGTGGTCTCTGGGGCGGTCTGACCCGGGTCCGGTAACCCCACGTCTTGAACCCAACACTTTACAAGTATCTTTGTCCTCCCGGCAGTCTTACTGCACCCACCTATATACCTATATCGTATTACATGAACGCGTGTTCCTCAACCCGATGCCGATTACATTTATATCATCCGAACCAGGGCGTATTCTCGTTGAACATTccattcaaagacatttggacgctTGTACGTACAAAATCTGTTTAATTACCGCAGCACTAAAAACTTACCGAGCAGTTCTCTTGGGTCAGATCATCATGGTCACTGTTGGTGTTGGTTCAGTGGCCGGTGGGGGCCGCAATGTTTATTTCAGATTAAATGTGGACATTGCGTATCCTCCAGGCAGTGTTGCCAAAGCAGGCAACATATGCTTCACCTCTGTTTGAAATGAGATTAATTCTGGCTGGAAGTGCCAACTGACCACGTCATCAAATGCACGATGGTTGGACAttcttcattttatatttttatttaaatttgggGGACAAAATTACACGATTACAACCACCCATTGTGCCATTAAGCTAACACACACCTGTATAACATGACATGCAAATTAACATGACATTTAGAATGATTGGTCAAACTTAATAATTTAGATTCTGGACACAGCAATAGATTTGGTATCAGGGTGTGTTTGTGGTCAGGATGGCAGGGGAGGTGGAAGAAGGTTCTCAATTTAGGTGGGGGAGTGGGTCACACCAAGAGTGCACAGGAACCTAAAGTGGGTTCTGTACACACTGATCCTAATGGCGATATCCATGTTGGTGGTGCAACACCAATCTGAGATGTCGCCACAATTCCTCCCTTTAAAAACGTCACTTAGAAACAGCCCCCCTGCCCCTGGAGTAAGTGAGTATGATAATATGGAACTATTCTGCACTGTGACGCTGCACAATTCAGTTTCTTGCCAGGTCGTATGCTTATATGCCAAAGGAGtaaaagtaggccatttggcccatcgagtccattctgtcattcaatcatggctgagctatctttctCCCTCAACCGCATTCGccaactttctccccataacccttgacacccatacttatCAAATATCTgttaatttccaccttaaaaatacccaataaccagGCTTCAACAGccattgtggcaatgaattgcacagattcaccaacctctgactaaaaaaaaaacctcatctcctttctaaaggtacgtccttttgttttgaggctatgccctctggtttagactctcccactaatggaaacatccaggcctgtcactatttggtaagtatcattgaggtcccccatcatccttctaaatgtcagcgagtacaagcccagtgccgccaaacactcaacacagataaggcgctggtcagaccgcatttggagtattgtgagcagttttgggcccatatctgagaaagggtgCGTTGGTGTTGGAGAGGTTCCTGAGGAAGTCTACatgaatgatcccggggatgactgggttagcatatgatgagtgtatgacggcactgggcctgtatttgctggagtttagaaggttgatggGAACATCAATgatacttaccgaatagtgaaaggcctggatgttttggaataaaccagcaaccaaagttctttgtttctatgtatcgAGAATCCTCTGTGGAGAGTCTCCTCCCAATTGTCTGCAGATGGTCCAGGGTTTGGATTCATAAAACTAATGGGCCCTGtcccagagcaccaggaggaccATTCCTCTGAAAGCTACATTTTCGAATAATATACATCCATAAGATtttacaaactttaaaaaaaaggaaacaatTACTGATTTGATCACAGGCAGGTTTGAGAAGAGTGGATCTCCTAGTTTTCCCTCTACTTCTGTTAAGGTTCACTTCTCAAACAAACAACTCACAATGGGTTAggtaaaccaactcaagctttactgatcatcagtCGGCAAGATGGGCAGGGATACAGAGTCAAGTATGCAACAGACACTTGATTCTCCTGAGCCACCCCTCTAATGAATGAAGACATACGGCATATTTTATAGTGTTTTGGAAACATGGTCACATGCTTATACAGAGTTGCAATAATGACATTCAACACAATACTCAAATCAATCAGGCTGAACCCATTCAAAGCATActtgttacaatacaatacacttgTCATACTGTGGTTATATTGATCACAAACGGTTGATCACAAAACATCTTCATAACAGGAAAcaggtccagcatctgcagtaccttctgaAACAATGTAAGGATCTTTATCAGTTACCCACGGAAGTTTCTGTTTACCCAATTTCCAAGTCCACAGAAAACAACATCCTCTCCCACTGTAGTTAATCGTCTTTTCCTTGGGCATAACAGGAAACACTATTATAAAAGCTTGGTATGCAGGCCTCTAGCTCCCTGATCCCCATAGTTCCTCTAATATTGTACAGAATTATAAAACTTCATTTTATTCAGAACCCAAAAAAGTCAAGCTAAACATTTACTTAATAAGATATTTTACACTACAATTATTACATAACCAGGATATTCTCATTTCATCTCATCTGGTTTTAACACACAGCTGATAGCAGGGTGGACAGAGGGTAATTTGGTATCTAGCTTCCCTGTAGTTGGGTCGCGGCTTGTTTTCCGGGAGAAAGAAGGTGAAGTGTTGGAGCAAGGACGTGAAGAAGATGAAGAGCTCCGTCTTTGCCAGCTGCTCCCCCAAACACACACGGTGACCTGTGGGGTGAGGGCAAGAGTGGTTAGTGAACCGAGAGAGGGACTGGCAGGGCCACACTGAGTGGACAGAAATGAGTTCCCCCACGGTCTAGAGTCAACCTGCCTTAACCTACTCTGCCCAATCTCTCAGTATACTCCCAGCCTTCATCAATGTTAAGCAAATATTCATTCTGCTTATTTTAAGTCAACATAAATTGTGCTCTTTCAGCACTGGGCTGACCATTAAGTATTATACCATTTGACTTAAATTTAGATGTTAATGAACTGAACTTTATACATCCAGCAGTAAGTTCCCCAACTCCCTTCATGCAATGCAGAAGATGGAGTTAGATATCCATAATCACAGCTACCTCTTTTAATACATTCAGGAATCGATAAATCCCACATTACCTGCAGAGAATGGGATGAAAGCTTCTGGCTTCATGAACATCCTGTCCGAAGTCAGGAAGTGTCCCGGATTAAACTGATGTGGAGTCAACCAAATGTCTTCATCATACAAGACTGAGGTAATGTTTGGAATGATCATTGTTCCCTAAAAGTCATTTAAGGAGACAAATTAGTCAGCAACAGGACCTGCAGACAATGGGGAGTTGTCCATCTGTGCCACTACTGCACAGAGCGAGTCAAACATTCAAGATTAGCTCTAGATTGTACCTTAGGAATGGTGTAACCCATGACCTCTGTGTCTCTGTATGTTTGATGAGGCAGTGAAATTGGAACAATATTTCCTAAGCGTTGGGTTTCGTGGATAACTGCGTTAGTGAATGGCATTTCCTCACGGTCTTCCAGCTTTGGCTTCCTCCCGTTCCCAATGACTCTGTCGATCTCCTCATGGACCTGGGCTGCAGGAACAAAGCAAGAACTCATTTTCAGTTTTGGGTCACTAAAGGTGCTGGTGTCTTCGTTGTATCTGTCACTCTCTCAAAATGTCCCAAAAAGTGTTCCTGTAAAAAGAAATTCTGGTAATATAGTGACTAATCTTAACATAAGAACTGCATCAACCAATTCAAGATCGCACAAATGTCATTGGAATGCAGATTTAAATAATGGGTTTTCATGGACTTCGGCTTTCAAGACCTGGTGTTGATAATGGAATCATTATAATCAGTGTTTTAGGCTGAAAATTAACTACTATACTAGAGGTCCGCACAGTCacgcaatggtagagctgctgctttacaaagCCAgtgaaccaggtttgatcctgaaaagtgggtgctgtctgtgcggagtttgtacctttgcaccgtgactgtgtgggttttctacaggtgctccggtttccttccacgtttcaaagatgtgcacgtttgattggcttctgtaaaattacctcaagtgtgtaggatgcgaaagcgGGCTGACATGGAACTTGTGTGGACGGGCGATCGATGGCCAGtggtgactcagtgggctgaagggcctgttatctttAAACTCTAAACTACTTGTAGATACCTTTTCTAAAACCCTTCTTCTCCCTCTTTTAAAACGTTCTCACTCCTCCTCCATATCTTGCATCAACACAAGAGCATCCCTGATAATGTGGCAGAGACATTGTTACACTTACACTGTATATCAGGATGGAGTACCATGAAGAGCAAGGCCCAGTTTAGGGTGGTGGAGGTGGTCTCTGTACCCGCAGCAAAAAGGCTCAATAATGTCCCGATCAGCGTGGGCTCCTGGAAACTTGTGTTGGGAGTGTGTTTCATCTAGGATGCAAAGAAGAGAACCAGTTAAGATGTAGAATCAAAGATAGATCATAGGAACGGTGCTGAAGTCAGCCATCCTGTGTTAAAAGTGCCTTGAAACGGTATAGCACACAGGTGAGGTGACAAGTGAAGATGAACATCCAATTCTGGGGAGAACACCCAGAGAATCCTGGGAAAAAAATCCTGAAGAGCATCAGCCACAAGATTACACTGCTGAGATCTTGAGGAGAATTGAGAGAAGACTTGAAGAAGGTCCTCGGAACCTGGACTAGTGAAGACTGGGTACAGACAGAGAAGATAACCAGGCAAGAGCAGAGAGAAATTGATGTaatatggagcaaatgcagggAAATTGGACCAGTAGAGATACAATGGTCAACGTGGTTAGTTTCTGTGAAAGTCCAGGATGATCTCTGAAAGTGAACCTGCACATAGACAAAGTAATTCAGAAGGTAAagacatagcaagaggatttttaGTAGAACTACCGTGATATTTTGTTACATTATGTTAGGCCCATGCTAGACTGCGTCTGGCCTCACATTCAAGGGCAGGACAGGCAAACAACAGCAAATGTAGGGCACTTCAATTATCTTCCCTTCCCCAAGGGGGCAACAGCATGGGAAAGGATGGGAAACACGACCACATAAAGCACTGTGCCTGGAATACCCCAGTAATCATCACCTACCTTCTCCATTTGTATAAAGAAAGCATCAATGAAGTCCCTGGGATCATCTGGATCCCATGAATCTTTGTGCCTTGTGATTATTTCTTGCATAAACTGAGAGGCTTTCTTttggttttcaaatattttctgtTGTGGGCCCGGGAGGTGTCGAACAAAAGGCAAGGCATTTATCAGCTGAAACAAAGACAGGATTTGAAATTAAATACATTCTTCTCAATCCTCTGAGTTTTCTTAAAATATTGAACGAAAAGTTAGTTGTCACCGTCATACAGTGAGGGAGGATGTGACGGTAGGtgtgggtttattattgttaggCCTGCTAGGGtgacaggcagtggcaagtgatGTCCTCTCTGCCTGACCATCACTGGAGGCTGTGGAATGTCCTGGTGAGTTACTGCCTTGGACTGTCTTGTCAAAGTGGTAATAATGGGTCAAATCGGTTTGCACACTCTGGTGGGAATATTGAATGTGGGAAGTTGGGAACAGTGTTCAGTATCAAGAGGACCAAAGGGCTGTTTAATAAAAACTATTCAGGACACCCGGGAGAATCGAGTGGCTGGTACATTGGACAAGCAGTGATGTCTCAATGTGGGAAGCCTCACTCAGATTCTCTATGTCCATGGGTGGATGGGTTGTCAGGCAGCAGGGCCGGTCCAAGCAGGATCCATGACAGAGCCTACGTTGGTAGCTGCCAACGCCAGTGGCCGAGACCCTCGCTCCGGCAGAGGTGCTACTGACTGAAGGTTAGTGAGTCACCAGGTATTGAGATAGTTGATGCACCTTTGGAATCAAACACAACTTGAGATCCTGCATCAGCACTGGGTCAAAGAGCCCTCCTTCACTCTCTATAACCcagatgtccaattttcccactCCTATTACAAGGGTAAACGTTTAGTTGATTTGTTGAAGTTCAGCAGAATAGATCCCAATATCATAATATCATCACCTGTCACAGGGTTGTCATAATATATAATGCATTTCTGACCATCTTAACTATTTGGACTCCAGAAGATCACTTGGTTTGTATTCTCCTGGAGCGATtgatcattcagattcagattcagattcaattttaattgtcattgtcagtgtaaagtacagagacaacgaaatgcatttagcatctccctggaagagcgacatagcaaatgatttgaataaataataataagtgtccgggggggggtggtgattggcagtcaccgaggtacgttgttgagtagagtgacagccgccgggaagaagctgttcctcgacctgctggttcggcaacggagagatctgtagcgcctcccggatggtaggagggtaaacagtccatggttggggtgagagcagtccttggcgatgctgagcgccctccgcagacaacgcttgctttggacagactcaatggaggggagcggggaaccggtgatgcgttgggcaattttcaccaccctctgcaatgccttccggtcggagacagagcagttgccctaccatactgtgatgcagttggtaaggatgctctcgatggtgcagcggtagaagttcaccaggatctgaggagacagatggaccttcttcagtctcctcaggaagaagagacgctgatgagccttcttgatcagagtagaggtattgtgggtccaagagaggtcatcggagatgttgactcccaggaacctgaagctagaaacacattccacctccgtcccgttaatgtggatgggggtgtgcgtgccgcctctggacttcctgaagtctacaatgagttccttggtcttcttggagttaagggccaggttgttgtcagtgcaccatgctgctaagtgctggacctcctccctgtaggccaactcatcgttgttgctgatgaggccaatcaccgttgtatcatctgcatacttgatgatggtgttaataccatgtacaggtgtgcagtcataggtgaagagggagtagaggagggggctcagcacacagccctgtggaacgccggtgttcagggtgagggttgaagaggtgtgcttgtctaaccttaCAGGCTGGGgtttgttggttagaaagtccagtatccagttgcagagggaggggtcgatgcccaggttaccgagtttggtgatcagttttgatggtataatggtgttgaatgctgagctgtaatcgatgaacagtattcttacgtaagtgtctctgttgtcgaggtgggatgAGGGTTGAAGTTGCTAGAACTATCACACAGGACCGGTGGCATCATCTCCTTCTGCCATCTCCTTTCACTTGGAGCAGACTCCGTGTCCAGGGCATTGTCTACTGCAACACATGTGTACTGGACATTGCACTCTTCTCTTTGGAAGGACACCAGTTTGGAAGATGACCTGGCAGTTTGTAGTGGAGTAATCCTTTGAGAGCTGAACCAGATAGGAGTCAGCACCAGAATAATTTGCTACTGCGTGTTACCACCAACAACCTCACCCCAGCTCAGCCTCTTCAGGGCACA comes from Leucoraja erinacea ecotype New England unplaced genomic scaffold, Leri_hhj_1 Leri_711S, whole genome shotgun sequence and encodes:
- the LOC129694571 gene encoding cytochrome P450 2D26-like isoform X3; protein product: MKRWKKCGNYPPGPRALPFLGNLLQVDLHNPHLSFTKLQKKYGDVMSLDFGWKNVVVLSGYKALKEALVKKSEDFADRPDLPIYEKIFKQIGEGIVLAKYGDWWKAQRRFALLTLKNFGLGKKSLELRIVEEAGFLNQAFEGDQGGSFDPHIHLTYATSNIICSIIFGERFEYHDETFHELLGILDESFVLQGGFWAQLINALPFVRHLPGPQQKIFENQKKASQFMQEIITRHKDSWDPDDPRDFIDAFFIQMEKMKHTPNTSFQEPTLIGTLLSLFAAGTETTSTTLNWALLFMVLHPDIQSQVHEEIDRVIGNGRKPKLEDREEMPFTNAVIHETQRLGNIVPISLPHQTYRDTEVMGYTIPKGTMIIPNITSVLYDEDIWLTPHQFNPGHFLTSDRMFMKPEAFIPFSAGHRVCLGEQLAKTELFIFFTSLLQHFTFFLPENKPRPNYREARYQITLCPPCYQLCVKTR
- the LOC129694571 gene encoding cytochrome P450 2D26-like isoform X2 — encoded protein: MEFSALPGVVLRVFGGFPALAVFCIVFALALDLMKRWKKCGNYPPGPRALPFIGNLLQVDLHNPHLSFTKKKYGDVMSLDFGWKNVVVLSGYKALKEALVKKSEDFADRPDLPIYEKIFKQIGEGIVLAKYGDWWKAQRRFALLTLKNFGLGKKSLELRIVEEAGFLNQAFEGDQGGSFDPHIHLTYATSNIICSIIFGERFEYHDETFHELLGILDESFVLQGGFWAQLINALPFVRHLPGPQQKIFENQKKASQFMQEIITRHKDSWDPDDPRDFIDAFFIQMEKMKHTPNTSFQEPTLIGTLLSLFAAGTETTSTTLNWALLFMVLHPDIQSQVHEEIDRVIGNGRKPKLEDREEMPFTNAVIHETQRLGNIVPISLPHQTYRDTEVMGYTIPKGTMIIPNITSVLYDEDIWLTPHQFNPGHFLTSDRMFMKPEAFIPFSAGHRVCLGEQLAKTELFIFFTSLLQHFTFFLPENKPRPNYREARYQITLCPPCYQLCVKTR
- the LOC129694571 gene encoding cytochrome P450 2D26-like isoform X1, with the translated sequence MEFSALPGVVLRVFGGFPALAVFCIVFALALDLMKRWKKCGNYPPGPRALPFIGNLLQVDLHNPHLSFTKLQKKYGDVMSLDFGWKNVVVLSGYKALKEALVKKSEDFADRPDLPIYEKIFKQIGEGIVLAKYGDWWKAQRRFALLTLKNFGLGKKSLELRIVEEAGFLNQAFEGDQGGSFDPHIHLTYATSNIICSIIFGERFEYHDETFHELLGILDESFVLQGGFWAQLINALPFVRHLPGPQQKIFENQKKASQFMQEIITRHKDSWDPDDPRDFIDAFFIQMEKMKHTPNTSFQEPTLIGTLLSLFAAGTETTSTTLNWALLFMVLHPDIQSQVHEEIDRVIGNGRKPKLEDREEMPFTNAVIHETQRLGNIVPISLPHQTYRDTEVMGYTIPKGTMIIPNITSVLYDEDIWLTPHQFNPGHFLTSDRMFMKPEAFIPFSAGHRVCLGEQLAKTELFIFFTSLLQHFTFFLPENKPRPNYREARYQITLCPPCYQLCVKTR